The genomic segment ATCTACTATACGAGCTATAGCTATAATAGATGCACCTTCTATCGGTGTTAATCCTGCAAATGTTGTATAGAAAAATAGTAAGAAAGCTCCAATAATGGTAAATGCTCCACCACCCATTAAATCAACTAGTCCATAGCCAACACCTCTAGCTATCGTGATTTTTCTATTATTATTTGACATATATTTTTCCTCACTTTCATCAATTAAGTGTTTCCGAATTATTTTTCATCAAATCCAAAATATTCTTTTGCATTGCTATAGCATATACCTTGAACAATTCTTTTAAGTAATTTATCATTTTTAGGTACTTCTCCGTTTTCTACCCATTCTCCAATTAAATTACAAGCAATTCTTCTAAAGTATTCATGCCTAGTATATGATAAGAAACTTCTAGAATCAGTTAACATTCCAACAAAGCGTCCTAACAATCCAAGGTTTCCTAATGCCTTCATTTGTTCAATCATTCCATCCTTATTATCATTAAACCACCAAGCTGCACCGAATTGCATTTTTCCTGGAATTCCATCCCCTTGAAAATTTCCTATCATAGTTCCAAGAACATAGTTATCCTTTGGATTTAATGTATATAAAATTGTTTTTGGAAGAGAATTTTCTTTGTCTACAGAATCTAAAAGCCTAGAAAGCGGATAAGCTATACTTTCATCATTAATTGAATCAAATCCTGTATTAGGTCCTATTTCTTTAAACATTTTTGTATTATTGCTTCTAAGAGCTGCAATATGAAGCTGCATAGTCCATCCTAACTCATGGTAAAGCTTAAATACATGTCTTAACGTATAGGTTTTATATTTTTTCTCTTCATCAGTACTTATAGTCTTTCCATCTAAAACCTTTGCAAATATAGCTGCAGCTTCTTCTTTTGAGGCATCTGCATAAACTACAACACCATCTATACCATGATCAGCTATTCTGCATCCAACTGAATGGAAAAATCTTATTCTTGAATCAAGAGCTTTTAGAAATTCATCATAATTGTCTATAGATATTTCAGACACTTTTTCTAACGCTTTTACCCAAGAAACAAAACCATCTAAATTTATTTCAATTCCTTTATCTGGTCTTAGAGTAGGTAAAACATTTACATTAAAGCTAGTATCTTCTTTAATTTTTATATGATATTCTAATGTATCTATCGGATCATCTGTTGTACATATAGTTTCAACATTTGATTTTATAATTAAATCTCTAACATTAAAACCTTCTCCATTTAATAATTCATTGGTTCTCTTCCAAATTTCAGGAGCAGTATCTTCATCAAGTGGTTCGTATATTCCAAAGAATCTTTGAAGCTCTAAATGAGTCCAATGATAAAGAGGGTTTCCTATAGCCATAGGTATAGTTTGTGACCATGCCAAGAATTTATCATAATCACTTCCATCTCCTGTGATGCATTTTTCATCCATACCATTACTTCTCATGGCTCTCCATTTATAATGATCACCATAAAGCCATGCTTCAGTTATATTACTAAATTTTTTGTTTTCATATATTTCTTTTGGATCAATATGACAGTGGTAATCAATAATAGGCAAGTTTTTAGCATAATTATGATATAAATCTATAGCTGTTTGATTAGATAGTAAAAAATTCTCATCCATAAAATTTTTCATATTCGTCATCCTACTCTCTCAAATAAATATTTTATATTTGTAAAGCATTGAATATTTGGGTTAATAACACACATTATTGTAATTTGCATCCACTCAACACTTTACTACAACGTTTTCTTCGCCTTTATATATTAACCTTATTACATTTGAAATTATTTATCTTATTAATCTAGCTAACTTAACCCCCTTACTTAAATGATATCAATAAAACTCTTATTTTTCTTTTGTATACTCCTCTTGATATTTTCGTAAGGTTGTTAATTAGCATTGCTTATGTTATAATGTACTTCATATTAATTTTCTTAAACATTCTTTATCATTCTTTGTTTGTATTATTGGGCAGATAATAAATGAAGAATGATAAAAATGTTTATTTTTATACTCGATTTTCTTATATAATTATTTGCAATTTAAATATTTTTCCAAAGTTGCTCTAACAGCGCCAACACCTGAAATTAATTCATTAAAATAACCTTCAATTTTCTCACCTAAACCTACAGTATAAAGATTTACTCCAAAAATTTCTTCATTTATTAGTATTGGTTTTAAACTATCCTTTGCTGATTCTTTAGTACCTAGTTTTATATCAGATACATATTTTCTTAGTTCATCTAATAAAGGATCTGGACTTAATTCCATAACATTACCATTATCATCTAATCCCATTAGATATCTACACCAGCCTGCTATAACTAGAGGAATATATTTAAGTTCCTTAGCGTCTAAATCTTCTCTATTATTATAAGCTTTAATTGTTTCTCCAAATCTTATTCCAACTTTTTGAGATGTATCTGAAGCAATTCTTTGTGGTGTATCAGGTATATATGGATTTGGAAGCCTAACTTCAACTACCTCTTTAATAAAGTCTTCAGGTTTTAATATTCCTGGATTAACAACAACTGGCATTCCTTCTTCGTATCCAATTTTTTCTACTAATTTCTTTAAAGCTGGATCCTTCATCTCGTCTGCAATTAAATTAAATCCAAGTAAGCATCCATAAACTGCTAAAGAAGTATGTAGTGGATTTAAACAAGTAGTTACCTTCATTGTTTCAACTCTTTCAACAGTTTCTCTATCTGTTAAAAATACTCCTGCTTCCTCTAAAGGCATACGTCCATTTGGAAAATTATCTTCTATTACAAGATATTGAGGTCCTTCTGCATTTACGAAAGGTGCAATATAAGTGTTTTTGCTAGTTGTTACAATCTTAGTACTATCAAATCCAACTGATTCCAATGTGTCCTTAACACTTTGAGATGGTCTAGGTGTAATTTTATCTATCATACTCCAAGGGAAAGATACCTTTTTAGTATCATTGATATATTCAAGAAAACCTTTATCAACTAATCCATTTTCTATCCATTTCTTTATCATTGTTTCCATAGCATTGTGAAGTTTTTCACCATTCTTAGAACAATTATCCATACTTACAAAAGCTATTGGAAGTTGTCCATTTTGATATCTTACATATGCTAGGGATGCAACTTTAGCTATAATACTTACAGGGTGTTCTAAACCATCTGTTGTATCTTGTTCAGATAAATTCTTCACACTATAACCTTTTTCTGTTATTGTAAAACTTGCTATTTGTAAAGATGGATTTGAAAATATTTCTTTTAACCTATTCCAATCTTTTTCTCTTAAGTAATCACCAGCTAAGCTTTCACCTATACTTCCTACCACTTTTTTCTCTAAGCTACCATCAGGTTTCATAATTACTAGTAAACTCAAATTATCATAAGGAGAATAAATTTCATCTATAATTTCATAGTCATATCCTTCTACAGCAACAATACCAGATTCTACTTTCCCTGTATTTAAAAGTTCCTGTTGTAATATTGCTATAAATCCTCTGAATATGTTTCCTGCTCCAAAATGAATCCATGTAGGATTTTCCTTAGTTGATGCTGACAT from the Clostridium beijerinckii genome contains:
- a CDS encoding mannitol dehydrogenase family protein, with protein sequence MNNAKIVLSKESIKNTDLWKKAGIEIPKFDYDKMSASTKENPTWIHFGAGNIFRGFIAILQQELLNTGKVESGIVAVEGYDYEIIDEIYSPYDNLSLLVIMKPDGSLEKKVVGSIGESLAGDYLREKDWNRLKEIFSNPSLQIASFTITEKGYSVKNLSEQDTTDGLEHPVSIIAKVASLAYVRYQNGQLPIAFVSMDNCSKNGEKLHNAMETMIKKWIENGLVDKGFLEYINDTKKVSFPWSMIDKITPRPSQSVKDTLESVGFDSTKIVTTSKNTYIAPFVNAEGPQYLVIEDNFPNGRMPLEEAGVFLTDRETVERVETMKVTTCLNPLHTSLAVYGCLLGFNLIADEMKDPALKKLVEKIGYEEGMPVVVNPGILKPEDFIKEVVEVRLPNPYIPDTPQRIASDTSQKVGIRFGETIKAYNNREDLDAKELKYIPLVIAGWCRYLMGLDDNGNVMELSPDPLLDELRKYVSDIKLGTKESAKDSLKPILINEEIFGVNLYTVGLGEKIEGYFNELISGVGAVRATLEKYLNCK
- the uxaC gene encoding glucuronate isomerase, with the translated sequence MKNFMDENFLLSNQTAIDLYHNYAKNLPIIDYHCHIDPKEIYENKKFSNITEAWLYGDHYKWRAMRSNGMDEKCITGDGSDYDKFLAWSQTIPMAIGNPLYHWTHLELQRFFGIYEPLDEDTAPEIWKRTNELLNGEGFNVRDLIIKSNVETICTTDDPIDTLEYHIKIKEDTSFNVNVLPTLRPDKGIEINLDGFVSWVKALEKVSEISIDNYDEFLKALDSRIRFFHSVGCRIADHGIDGVVVYADASKEEAAAIFAKVLDGKTISTDEEKKYKTYTLRHVFKLYHELGWTMQLHIAALRSNNTKMFKEIGPNTGFDSINDESIAYPLSRLLDSVDKENSLPKTILYTLNPKDNYVLGTMIGNFQGDGIPGKMQFGAAWWFNDNKDGMIEQMKALGNLGLLGRFVGMLTDSRSFLSYTRHEYFRRIACNLIGEWVENGEVPKNDKLLKRIVQGICYSNAKEYFGFDEK